In Arvicola amphibius chromosome 13, mArvAmp1.2, whole genome shotgun sequence, a genomic segment contains:
- the Vdac2 gene encoding voltage-dependent anion-selective channel protein 2: MADCCVRTCPRPMCIPPSYADLGKAARDTFNKGYGFGLVKLDVKTKSCSGVEFSTSGSSNTDTGKVSGTLETKYKWCEYGLTFTEKWNTDNTLGTEIAIEDQICQGLKLTFDTTFSPNTGKKSGKIKSAYKRECINLGCDVDFDFAGPAIHGSAVFGYEGWLAGYQMTFDSAKSKLTRSNFAVGYRTGDFQLHTNVNNGTEFGGSIYQKVCEDFDTSVNLAWTSGTNCTRFGIAAKYQLDPTASISAKVNNSSLIGVGYTQTLRPGVKLTLSALVDGKSFNAGGHKLGLALELEA; this comes from the exons ATGGCGGACTGTTGTGTACGGACATGCCCACGGC CAATGTGTATCCCTCCATCCTATGCTGACCTTGGCAAAGCTGCCAGAGATACTTTCAACAAAGGATATG GCTTTGGGTTGGTAAAGCTGGATGTGAAAACAAAGTCGTGCAGTGGTGTG GAATTTTCAACATCTGGGTCATCTAACACGGATACTGGTAAAGTTAGTGGGACCTTGGAGACCAAATACAAATGGTGTGAGTATGGTCTGACTTTCACAGAGAAATGGAACACCGATAACACTCTGGGGACAGAGATTGCGATTGAAGACCAG ATCTGTCAAGGTTTGAAGCTGACATTTGATACTACCTTTTCACCGAACACAGG gaagaaaagTGGTAAAATCAAGTCTGCTTACAAGAGGGAATGTATAAACCTTGGCTGTGATGTTGACTTTGATTTTGCTGGACCAGCGATCCATGGCTCAGCTGTCTTTGGTTATGAGGGCTGGCTTGCTGGGTACCAGATGACCTTTGACAGTGCCAAGTCAAAGCTGACAAGGAGTAACTTTGCAGTGGGCTACAGGACTGGGGACTTCCAGCTACATACTAATGT CAATAATGGGACAGAATTTGGAGGATCAATTTATCAGAAAGTGTGCGAGGATTTCGATACCTCGGTAAACCTTGCTTGGACTTCAGGTACCAACTGCACTCGTTTTGGCATTGCAGCTAAATACCAGTTGGATCCTACTGCTTCCATTTCT gcAAAGGTCAACAACTCTAGTTTAATTGGAGTGGGTTATACTCAGACTCTGAGGCCTG GTGTGAAGCTTACACTGTCTGCTCTGGTAGATGGGAAGAGCTTTAATGCTGGAGGCCACAAACTTGGGCTTGCCTTGGAACTGGAGGCTTAA